In Nostoc sp. GT001, a genomic segment contains:
- a CDS encoding SPFH domain-containing protein, protein MEQFFLLVFLALGGSAVAGSVKVINQGNQALVERLGSYNKKLEPGLNFVVPFLDKVVYRETIKEKVLDIPPQQCITRDNVGIEVDAVFYWRIVDMEKAWYKVENLQSAMINMVLTQIRAEMGQLELDQTFTARSHISELLLQDLDVATDPWGVKVTRVELRDIIPSQAVRESMELQMSAERRKRAAILTSEGEREAAVNSARGKAEAQILDAEARQKSTILQAEAEQKSLVLKAQAERQQQVLKAQAIAESAEIIAQKLQTNSNANKAVEVLFALGYLDMGATIGRSDSSKVLFIDPRTIPAAFEGMRSVISNAQIDSNELFSKQIPGLENNRPG, encoded by the coding sequence ATGGAACAGTTTTTTTTACTAGTATTTTTAGCTCTTGGTGGTTCTGCTGTGGCAGGTTCGGTGAAAGTCATCAATCAGGGCAATCAAGCTTTGGTTGAAAGATTGGGTAGCTATAACAAAAAACTGGAACCAGGACTAAATTTTGTCGTTCCTTTCCTAGATAAAGTTGTTTACCGAGAAACTATCAAAGAAAAAGTCTTAGATATTCCTCCTCAACAGTGCATCACTCGTGACAACGTTGGCATTGAAGTAGATGCGGTATTTTACTGGCGCATTGTGGATATGGAAAAAGCTTGGTATAAGGTAGAAAATCTCCAGTCGGCAATGATAAATATGGTGCTGACTCAAATTCGCGCCGAAATGGGACAACTAGAGTTAGATCAAACCTTTACTGCTCGTTCCCACATCAGTGAGTTGTTATTACAAGATTTGGACGTTGCTACCGATCCTTGGGGTGTGAAAGTGACACGGGTAGAACTGCGAGATATTATTCCGTCTCAAGCTGTGCGAGAATCGATGGAATTGCAAATGTCGGCAGAACGACGCAAACGGGCAGCAATTTTAACTTCTGAGGGTGAACGCGAAGCTGCTGTCAATAGCGCCAGAGGTAAAGCTGAGGCGCAAATATTGGATGCGGAAGCTCGTCAAAAATCGACAATTCTGCAAGCGGAAGCTGAACAAAAGTCGCTCGTTCTGAAAGCTCAAGCAGAACGTCAGCAGCAGGTTTTGAAAGCCCAAGCGATCGCAGAATCAGCAGAAATTATTGCCCAAAAACTACAAACGAATTCCAATGCTAATAAAGCAGTGGAAGTACTGTTTGCTTTGGGTTATTTGGATATGGGCGCGACAATTGGTAGAAGCGATAGCAGCAAGGTATTATTTATAGATCCGCGCACTATTCCTGCTGCTTTCGAGGGTATGCGTTCCGTTATCTCAAATGCTCAGATTGACTCTAACGAGTTGTTTTCCAAGCAAATCCCAGGATTAGAAAATAACCGCCCTGGTTAG
- the purQ gene encoding phosphoribosylformylglycinamidine synthase subunit PurQ: MKFGVVVFPGSNCDRDVAYVTRDLLGQPTRMVWHQETDIADLDVVIIPGGFSYGDYLRCGAIARFSPVMQQVVEHAQKGKFVLGICNGFQVLTEAGLLPGVLTRNRDLHFICDRVPLKVERTNLWTQAYATGEVITLPIAHGEGRFYADAATLAEIEDNGQVIFRYEGENPNGSLNNIAGICDRRGNVLGMMPHPERASDAMLGGSDGLRLFQGLLETVAALA; encoded by the coding sequence ATGAAATTCGGTGTTGTTGTTTTTCCCGGTTCTAATTGCGATCGCGATGTTGCTTATGTAACCAGAGATTTACTGGGGCAGCCAACTCGCATGGTTTGGCATCAAGAAACAGATATTGCTGATTTGGATGTCGTGATTATTCCTGGTGGCTTTAGTTACGGGGATTATCTGCGCTGTGGTGCGATCGCGCGTTTTTCACCCGTGATGCAGCAGGTTGTAGAACACGCCCAAAAGGGTAAGTTTGTCCTCGGTATTTGCAACGGCTTTCAGGTATTAACTGAAGCTGGACTTTTGCCAGGGGTGTTAACCAGAAATCGGGATTTGCATTTTATTTGCGATCGCGTCCCCTTGAAAGTTGAGCGTACTAATCTATGGACGCAAGCTTATGCAACTGGTGAAGTTATCACTTTGCCCATTGCCCACGGAGAGGGGCGATTCTACGCTGATGCAGCCACTCTCGCAGAAATTGAAGATAACGGGCAAGTCATATTTCGCTATGAAGGAGAGAATCCCAACGGTTCACTGAACAACATTGCCGGGATTTGCGATCGCCGGGGCAATGTGTTGGGAATGATGCCGCACCCAGAAAGGGCATCAGACGCAATGTTAGGGGGTAGTGATGGCTTGAGGTTGTTTCAAGGCTTACTAGAGACAGTAGCGGCATTAGCGTAG
- the purS gene encoding phosphoribosylformylglycinamidine synthase subunit PurS, which translates to MQTKYLAKIFVTLRPSVLDPAGVAVQSGLKQLGYDNVDQVRIGKYIELTITSTEEKKARKDLDTICDQMLSNPVIENYRFELIEVETQTGVF; encoded by the coding sequence GTGCAAACCAAGTATCTAGCCAAAATTTTCGTGACCCTTCGTCCTTCAGTTTTAGACCCCGCTGGTGTGGCAGTACAATCCGGTCTTAAGCAACTGGGATACGATAACGTTGACCAGGTGCGGATTGGCAAGTACATTGAACTCACCATCACCTCAACTGAAGAGAAGAAAGCGCGTAAAGACCTTGATACCATTTGTGACCAAATGCTATCAAATCCCGTAATTGAAAATTACCGCTTTGAATTAATTGAGGTCGAAACTCAAACTGGGGTATTTTAG
- a CDS encoding Fur family transcriptional regulator → MRAIRTRSQERIFTLLKTIKKGISAQDIYVELRNTNQSMGLATVYRSLEALKLEGMVQVRNLANGEALYSLAQQDKHHLTCLQCGVSIPINQCPVHDLEDQLESSHKFKVFYHTLEFFGLCSQCQVNQGTEIGQ, encoded by the coding sequence ATGAGAGCTATACGCACCCGCAGTCAAGAGCGTATTTTTACCCTACTGAAAACTATCAAAAAAGGCATTTCCGCCCAAGATATTTACGTAGAACTACGTAATACAAATCAGAGTATGGGTTTAGCAACAGTTTACCGTTCTCTAGAAGCCTTAAAACTAGAAGGCATGGTACAAGTTCGGAATTTGGCTAACGGTGAAGCCCTCTATAGCCTAGCACAACAAGATAAACACCACCTTACTTGCTTGCAATGTGGTGTCTCAATTCCGATTAATCAATGCCCAGTTCATGACTTAGAAGACCAGTTAGAATCCAGCCATAAGTTTAAAGTTTTTTACCACACCCTAGAGTTTTTTGGGTTGTGCAGTCAATGCCAGGTGAATCAAGGTACTGAGATTGGTCAATAG